One window of Acropora palmata chromosome 1, jaAcrPala1.3, whole genome shotgun sequence genomic DNA carries:
- the LOC141884981 gene encoding uncharacterized protein LOC141884981 gives MCVGKHQRVLSECAPDRNIRCECEDGYYYNETAGECVPCASCCSVEGKIREECSGESGKIRRKCKLRGRMPQICKSLLTRTPTHPSRVTSMASPEVLNIKRSKPWENIVNTYKDHTPKSDWLWLFVGIASVVLYIGVTVVYFRWR, from the coding sequence ATGTGTGTAGGAAAGCATCAAAGGGTGCTTTCAGAATGTGCCCCAGATAGGAACATAAGATGTGAATGTGAAGATGGCTACTACTACAATGAGACTGCAGGAGAATGTGTACCCTGTGCATCTTGTTGTTCAGTGGAAGGCAAAATTCGAGAGGAGTGTTCTGGTGAAAGTGGAAAAATCAGAAGAAAATGTAAATTGAGAGGTCGGATGCCACAAATCTGTAAATCCTTGTTGACAAGAACTCCAACTCATCCCTCAAGGGTAACATCAATGGCCTCTCCAGAAGTCTTGAATATTAAGAGAAGCAAACCCTGGGAGAATATTGTTAACACATACAAGGATCACACACCAAAAAGTGACTGGTTGTGGTTGTTTGTAGGCATTGCTAGTGTGGTGCTCTATATTGGAGTCACCGTCGTCTACTTTAGGTGGAGATGA
- the LOC141884960 gene encoding uncharacterized protein LOC141884960 isoform X1 has product MCAMKIGIIILVSIIQCAVTLQCEKCQKETITVINGPGECNTCWSCTVCGEGHGSSVECGAKVAPGSQIHCVECIRGVNFSASFGFERCQPCGMCVGKHQRVLSECAPDRNIRCECEDGYYYNETAGECVPCASCCSVEGKIREECSGESGKIRRKCKLRGQMPQICKSLLTRTPTHPSRVTSMASPEILNIKRSKPWENIVNKYKDHTPKSDWLWFVGIASVVLYIGVTIVYFRWR; this is encoded by the exons ATGTGTGCCATGAAAATCGGTATTATAATATTG GTATCAATCATCCAGTGTGCAGTTACGTTGCAGTGTGAAAAGTgtcaaaaagaaacaatcacTGTTATCAATGGTCCTGGGGAATGCAATACTTGCTGGTCATGCACTGTATGTGGTGAAGGACACGGTTCCTCTGTGGAATGTGGAGCAAAAGTAGCCCCTGGTAGTCAGATTCATTGCGTTGAATGTATTCGTGGAGTGAATTTCTCTGCCAGTTTTGGATTTGAAAGATGTCAACCTTGTGGAATGTGTGTAGGAAAGCATCAAAGGGTGCTTTCAGAATGTGCCCCAGATAGGAACATAAGATGTGAATGTGAAGATGGCTACTACTACAATGAGACAGCAGGGGAATGTGTACCCTGTGCATCCTGTTGTTCAGTGGAAGGCAAAATTCGAGAGGAGTGTTCTGGTGAAAGTGGAAAAATCAGAAGAAAATGTAAATTGAGAGGTCAGATGCCACAAATCTGTAAATCCTTGTTGACAAGAACTCCAACTCATCCCTCAAGGGTAACTTCAATGGCCTCTCCAGAAATCTTGAATATTAAGAGAAGCAAACCCTGGGAGAACATTGTTAACAAATACAAGGATCACACACCAAAAAGTGACTGGTTGTGGTTTGTAGGCATTGCTAGTGTGGTGCTCTATATTGGAGTCACCATCGTCTACTTTAGGTGGAGATGA
- the LOC141884960 gene encoding uncharacterized protein LOC141884960 isoform X2, with amino-acid sequence MQEVSIIQCAVTLQCEKCQKETITVINGPGECNTCWSCTVCGEGHGSSVECGAKVAPGSQIHCVECIRGVNFSASFGFERCQPCGMCVGKHQRVLSECAPDRNIRCECEDGYYYNETAGECVPCASCCSVEGKIREECSGESGKIRRKCKLRGQMPQICKSLLTRTPTHPSRVTSMASPEILNIKRSKPWENIVNKYKDHTPKSDWLWFVGIASVVLYIGVTIVYFRWR; translated from the exons ATGCAAGAG GTATCAATCATCCAGTGTGCAGTTACGTTGCAGTGTGAAAAGTgtcaaaaagaaacaatcacTGTTATCAATGGTCCTGGGGAATGCAATACTTGCTGGTCATGCACTGTATGTGGTGAAGGACACGGTTCCTCTGTGGAATGTGGAGCAAAAGTAGCCCCTGGTAGTCAGATTCATTGCGTTGAATGTATTCGTGGAGTGAATTTCTCTGCCAGTTTTGGATTTGAAAGATGTCAACCTTGTGGAATGTGTGTAGGAAAGCATCAAAGGGTGCTTTCAGAATGTGCCCCAGATAGGAACATAAGATGTGAATGTGAAGATGGCTACTACTACAATGAGACAGCAGGGGAATGTGTACCCTGTGCATCCTGTTGTTCAGTGGAAGGCAAAATTCGAGAGGAGTGTTCTGGTGAAAGTGGAAAAATCAGAAGAAAATGTAAATTGAGAGGTCAGATGCCACAAATCTGTAAATCCTTGTTGACAAGAACTCCAACTCATCCCTCAAGGGTAACTTCAATGGCCTCTCCAGAAATCTTGAATATTAAGAGAAGCAAACCCTGGGAGAACATTGTTAACAAATACAAGGATCACACACCAAAAAGTGACTGGTTGTGGTTTGTAGGCATTGCTAGTGTGGTGCTCTATATTGGAGTCACCATCGTCTACTTTAGGTGGAGATGA